A window from Sinorhizobium fredii encodes these proteins:
- the visN gene encoding transcriptional regulator VisN, with protein sequence MSSRGISREQLIRRLGEAAARSSLANGLAILTEYVGATHYLLARHGLSQDGGLDFVLCSDWPFDVVRRLSGIVIGLNARTTELEKCLAALQPCFQVLPDDIDLPRGVNRSYCSVSFNVGRSRYSLMLLFPEDVILSQEGLRDIAVLASYLASFKADGGVRQDRDFELTERELECLYWIAEGKTSEEIAVILGISRNTINNYITSVMRKTATRTRSEAIAHAVRHNLV encoded by the coding sequence ATGAGCAGTCGCGGCATATCGCGTGAACAATTGATCCGCAGGCTCGGGGAAGCTGCCGCGCGCAGCAGCCTCGCCAACGGGCTGGCGATCCTGACGGAATATGTCGGAGCGACCCACTACCTGCTCGCTCGCCACGGTCTGTCGCAGGACGGCGGACTTGATTTCGTCCTGTGTTCCGATTGGCCCTTCGACGTCGTTCGGCGTCTATCGGGCATCGTCATCGGCCTAAACGCCAGGACGACCGAGTTGGAAAAATGCCTGGCGGCGCTGCAGCCCTGCTTCCAGGTCCTGCCGGACGACATCGATCTGCCGCGCGGGGTCAATCGTTCCTACTGCTCCGTCTCGTTCAATGTCGGCCGCTCCCGTTACTCGTTGATGCTGCTGTTCCCCGAGGACGTCATCCTCTCCCAGGAAGGGCTGCGCGATATCGCCGTGCTCGCAAGCTATCTCGCAAGTTTCAAGGCCGATGGCGGAGTACGGCAGGACCGGGACTTCGAGCTGACCGAGCGCGAGCTCGAATGCCTGTACTGGATTGCCGAAGGCAAGACGAGCGAGGAGATCGCCGTCATCCTCGGCATCTCCCGCAACACGATCAACAACTACATCACCAGCGTCATGCGCAAGACCGCGACGCGCACCAGGTCGGAAGCCATCGCCCACGCCGTCCGGCACAATCTGGTATAG
- the visR gene encoding transcriptional regulator VisR yields MMHLDSENRSDDARLGRSARAARAATLVTRLQAMQRQINAKNFAVLRVNGRGMPATRKLTCVLHNWGAASEANAHELLKVYGEELLQHLDRSPLALLWDGQGEHQAADVSDTALFSQRLKGRQLSYSGIAFPIRLGAQGNGYVVFAGSYIDAPAEQILDLHGRCAQVMTDMLAADERRLFKGESLSDREIACLQMAGDGYISEEIAEKMGLSVHTVNAYLGAATTKLDSVNRIQAIAKAIRLGYIS; encoded by the coding sequence ATGATGCACCTGGATTCGGAGAACCGCTCGGACGATGCCCGGCTCGGCCGCAGCGCGCGCGCGGCACGTGCGGCGACTCTGGTCACGCGGCTGCAGGCGATGCAGCGGCAGATCAATGCGAAGAATTTCGCCGTCCTGCGCGTCAATGGAAGAGGGATGCCGGCGACGCGCAAGCTCACCTGCGTCCTGCACAATTGGGGTGCCGCTTCCGAAGCGAATGCGCATGAACTTCTCAAGGTCTACGGCGAGGAACTGCTCCAGCACCTCGATCGATCGCCGCTGGCGCTGCTGTGGGACGGCCAGGGAGAGCATCAGGCAGCCGACGTTTCCGACACGGCGCTTTTCTCGCAGCGGCTGAAGGGGCGGCAGCTCTCCTATTCGGGCATCGCCTTCCCGATACGGCTCGGCGCCCAGGGCAACGGCTATGTGGTCTTCGCCGGCAGCTATATCGACGCGCCGGCGGAACAGATCCTCGACTTGCACGGCCGCTGCGCACAGGTGATGACCGACATGCTGGCGGCCGACGAACGACGCCTGTTCAAGGGCGAGAGCCTCAGCGACCGCGAGATCGCTTGCCTACAGATGGCCGGCGACGGCTATATCAGCGAGGAAATCGCCGAGAAGATGGGCTTGTCCGTTCACACCGTGAACGCCTATCTCGGCGCCGCCACGACGAAGCTCGATTCGGTCAATCGCATCCAGGCGATCGCCAAGGCCATACGGCTCGGCTATATCAGCTAA
- the flhB gene encoding flagellar biosynthesis protein FlhB, which yields MSEDQDKDSKTEAPSEKKLSDAAEKGNIPFSREVTAFASTLAVYIFIVFFLSDGAASTAEALKDIFEQPEAWRLETATDAVGLISHVILKSAGLVIPIFLLLIIFGVGSSIFQNLPRPVLDRIMPNMNRVSPIAGFKRIFGVPGLVEFAKSLFKIIVVSLIVVLVLWNDYFATLDLMFSDPVTIFATMTSDLKQIVTVVLLATAVLAIVDLFWTRHHWYSELRMTKQEVKEELKQSQGDPIVKSRLRSMQRDRARKRMIGSVPRATLVIANPTHYAVALRYVREENDAPVVVAMGQDLVALKIREIAEKNGIPVFEDPPLARSMFAQVSVDSVIPPVFYKAVAELIHRVYAVQPQQKRVT from the coding sequence ATGTCGGAAGATCAGGACAAGGACAGTAAAACGGAAGCGCCGTCGGAGAAAAAACTCTCCGATGCGGCCGAGAAGGGCAATATCCCCTTTTCCCGCGAAGTGACCGCCTTCGCCTCGACCCTCGCGGTCTACATCTTCATCGTCTTCTTTCTTTCCGATGGTGCGGCGAGCACGGCCGAGGCTCTCAAGGACATATTCGAGCAGCCGGAAGCCTGGCGGCTCGAAACGGCAACGGATGCCGTCGGATTGATCTCGCACGTCATCCTGAAGTCGGCGGGCCTGGTCATTCCGATCTTCCTGCTGCTCATCATCTTCGGCGTCGGCTCGTCGATCTTCCAGAACCTGCCCCGGCCGGTGCTCGACCGGATCATGCCCAACATGAACCGCGTGTCGCCGATCGCCGGCTTCAAGCGCATTTTCGGCGTTCCAGGGCTGGTGGAGTTCGCCAAGTCGCTGTTCAAGATCATCGTCGTGTCGCTCATCGTCGTCCTGGTGCTGTGGAACGACTATTTCGCCACGCTCGATCTGATGTTCTCGGATCCGGTGACGATCTTCGCCACCATGACCTCCGACCTGAAGCAGATCGTCACCGTCGTGCTGCTTGCCACCGCGGTGCTGGCGATTGTCGATCTCTTTTGGACCCGGCATCACTGGTACAGCGAGCTGAGGATGACGAAGCAGGAGGTGAAGGAGGAACTTAAGCAGTCGCAGGGCGATCCGATCGTCAAGTCGCGACTGCGGTCGATGCAGCGGGATCGTGCCCGCAAGCGCATGATCGGCTCCGTGCCGCGTGCCACGCTGGTGATCGCCAACCCGACCCACTATGCGGTCGCGCTGCGCTACGTGCGCGAAGAAAACGATGCGCCCGTCGTCGTCGCCATGGGGCAGGATCTTGTCGCCCTGAAGATCCGCGAGATCGCCGAGAAAAACGGCATTCCGGTCTTCGAGGATCCGCCGCTCGCACGCTCCATGTTTGCACAAGTCTCGGTAGATAGTGTCATTCCACCGGTGTTTTACAAGGCAGTCGCCGAACTCATTCACCGGGTTTACGCAGTTCAGCCGCAACAAAAACGGGTGACATGA
- the fliG gene encoding flagellar motor switch protein FliG encodes MMDFESFEGQALATPLSQTEKAAAVLLAMGKSVAGKLLKFFTQSELQAIIAAAQSLRAIPPHELEALVNEFEDLFTEGAGLMDNAKAMESILEEGLTPDEVDGLLGRRATFQSYEASIWDRLQECDPVAVADSLAKEHPQTIAYVLSMMPSSFGAKVLLQLSDKQRPDILNRAVNMKNVSPKAASIIETRVIEMIDAMEAERNSPGPAKIAEVMNELEKKQVDTLLASLETINTDSAKKVRPKIFLFDDILYMPQRSRVQLFNDVSTDIITMALRGSAPELRESVLASVGARQRRMIESDLAVGDAGINPRDIAIARRSITQEAIRLAASGQLELKEKESEAA; translated from the coding sequence ATGATGGATTTCGAAAGTTTCGAAGGGCAGGCACTGGCAACACCGCTCAGTCAGACGGAAAAGGCCGCCGCCGTGCTGCTCGCCATGGGGAAATCCGTGGCCGGTAAACTATTGAAATTCTTCACGCAGAGCGAATTGCAGGCAATCATCGCCGCGGCCCAGTCGCTGCGCGCCATCCCTCCCCACGAGCTCGAGGCGCTGGTCAACGAGTTCGAGGATCTGTTCACCGAAGGCGCCGGCCTGATGGACAACGCCAAGGCGATGGAGAGCATTCTCGAAGAGGGCCTGACGCCGGACGAGGTCGACGGCCTGCTGGGGCGGCGCGCCACCTTCCAGTCCTACGAGGCAAGCATCTGGGACCGGCTGCAGGAATGCGATCCGGTCGCCGTTGCCGACTCGCTCGCCAAGGAACATCCGCAGACGATCGCCTATGTGCTTTCGATGATGCCTTCTAGCTTCGGCGCCAAGGTGCTGCTGCAGCTGTCGGACAAACAGCGCCCGGACATTCTCAACCGCGCCGTCAACATGAAGAATGTCAGCCCGAAGGCTGCCTCCATCATCGAGACGCGCGTCATCGAGATGATCGACGCGATGGAGGCCGAGCGCAATTCGCCCGGCCCGGCGAAGATCGCCGAGGTGATGAACGAACTCGAGAAGAAGCAGGTGGACACGCTGCTCGCCTCGCTGGAAACGATCAACACCGATTCCGCCAAGAAAGTTCGGCCGAAGATCTTCCTGTTCGACGACATTCTCTACATGCCGCAGAGAAGCCGAGTGCAGCTCTTCAACGACGTCTCGACCGACATCATCACCATGGCGCTCAGGGGCTCGGCGCCGGAACTGCGCGAATCGGTCCTCGCATCCGTCGGCGCACGCCAGCGGCGCATGATCGAATCGGACCTTGCGGTCGGCGATGCCGGCATTAACCCGCGTGACATCGCCATCGCCCGGCGCTCGATCACCCAGGAAGCGATTCGGCTTGCAGCCAGCGGGCAGCTCGAGCTCAAGGAAAAGGAATCGGAAGCCGCCTGA
- the fliN gene encoding flagellar motor switch protein FliN: MVRKKAASIEEQAAFAGDAELDQAIDDLRGVLKQDGAATDFGGDFAAAEPFCQAGDFGGDLGAGGFGGDFADTSLGGGLDMGAGFAGSDFGGDDFGAASGAAPGSGMASNMDLIMDIPIDVQIVLGTSRMQVSGLMGLTEGATIALDRRIGEPVEIMVNGRVIGRGEITVLEGDVTRFGVKLIEIKGSKK, from the coding sequence ATGGTACGCAAGAAAGCAGCATCCATCGAAGAACAGGCCGCCTTTGCGGGAGACGCCGAGCTCGACCAGGCAATCGACGACCTGCGCGGCGTTCTCAAGCAGGACGGTGCGGCAACGGATTTCGGCGGCGATTTCGCTGCCGCCGAACCTTTTTGCCAGGCCGGGGATTTCGGCGGCGATCTCGGTGCCGGCGGCTTCGGCGGCGATTTCGCTGACACGTCCCTCGGCGGCGGTCTCGATATGGGTGCCGGTTTTGCCGGCAGCGATTTCGGCGGCGACGATTTCGGTGCTGCGTCAGGCGCTGCGCCGGGCAGCGGCATGGCGTCCAATATGGACCTGATCATGGACATTCCGATCGATGTCCAGATCGTCCTCGGCACCAGTCGAATGCAGGTCTCCGGCCTAATGGGCCTGACCGAGGGCGCAACGATCGCGCTCGACCGCAGGATCGGCGAGCCGGTCGAGATCATGGTCAACGGCCGGGTGATCGGCCGTGGCGAGATTACCGTACTCGAGGGCGACGTGACCCGGTTCGGCGTCAAGCTCATCGAGATAAAGGGCAGCAAGAAATAG
- a CDS encoding FliM/FliN family flagellar motor switch protein, whose product MNPSTASNVYAFDKRLLARMTGALGDDKTIGRIALDLGHVFSDRLPDLLKQETRHDIAIGYAGFKMGLRNELIAELGEAVLLSDVSLRNWCADFQIGCDSPVLITLVEALLGAEPTDIEEPLPRALSKIEIDVAVPVFEAIAEVVRMAVNAPGGFEPVVDRPHNGAERLPPDPAIEDVYAASIDMTCGLGPVLSTFSVIVPQSVLLKTQIVPSRSAGQNDSMKTDWSEQLEEQIRRSAVTLEARIQLENLTLDTISRLQPGDVIPFHDGQDVRVEVNANGRDLYVCEFGRSGARYTVRIKDTHGSEEDILRHIMS is encoded by the coding sequence ATGAATCCGAGCACCGCATCGAACGTCTACGCTTTCGACAAGAGACTGCTGGCGCGCATGACCGGCGCGCTCGGCGACGACAAGACCATCGGCCGCATCGCTCTCGATCTCGGCCACGTCTTCAGCGACCGGCTTCCCGATTTGCTCAAGCAGGAGACGCGACACGACATTGCCATCGGCTATGCCGGCTTCAAGATGGGGCTCAGGAACGAACTCATCGCCGAACTCGGAGAAGCGGTTCTGCTCAGCGACGTTTCGCTGCGCAACTGGTGCGCCGATTTCCAGATCGGCTGCGACAGCCCGGTTCTCATCACTCTCGTCGAAGCCCTGCTCGGCGCCGAGCCCACCGACATCGAGGAGCCGCTGCCGCGGGCACTCTCAAAGATCGAGATCGACGTGGCGGTGCCGGTGTTCGAGGCCATCGCCGAGGTCGTACGCATGGCGGTCAATGCGCCGGGCGGCTTCGAGCCGGTGGTCGACCGGCCACATAACGGTGCCGAACGGCTGCCGCCCGACCCGGCCATCGAGGACGTCTACGCCGCCTCGATCGACATGACCTGCGGGCTGGGGCCGGTGCTTTCCACCTTTTCGGTGATCGTTCCGCAAAGCGTGCTGCTCAAGACCCAGATCGTCCCGTCCCGGAGCGCCGGACAAAACGACAGTATGAAGACGGATTGGAGCGAGCAGCTCGAGGAGCAGATTCGCCGCTCGGCCGTGACGCTCGAGGCGCGCATCCAACTGGAAAACCTGACGCTCGATACGATCAGCCGGCTGCAGCCCGGAGACGTGATCCCCTTCCATGACGGCCAGGACGTGCGGGTCGAGGTCAACGCCAACGGTCGCGATCTCTATGTCTGTGAGTTCGGCCGGTCGGGGGCGCGATACACGGTCCGCATCAAGGACACGCACGGGTCCGAAGAGGACATCCTTCGCCACATCATGAGTTAA
- the motA gene encoding flagellar motor stator protein MotA, whose protein sequence is MNIIIGLLVTFGCILGGYLAMGGHLEVLNQPFELMIIGGAGIGGFIMANSMKVVKDTGKALGEAFRHKVPKERHYLDTLGVLYSLMRDLRTKSRNEIEAHIDNPEESPIFQSAPTVLQNKELTAFICDYVRLIIIGNARSHEIEALMDEEIHTITHDKMKCYHALTSMGDALPAIGIVAAVLGVIKAMGAISEAPEVLGAKIAAALVGTLLGVFLSYSIVGPLVANIKAVREKQNRLYVIVKQTLLAYMNGSVPQVALEYGRKTISAYERPSIDAVEQEMMNPGGGGESKAA, encoded by the coding sequence ATGAACATCATCATCGGGCTCCTTGTGACTTTCGGCTGTATCCTCGGCGGCTACCTCGCCATGGGCGGTCACCTGGAAGTCCTCAACCAGCCTTTCGAGCTGATGATCATCGGCGGGGCCGGCATCGGCGGCTTCATCATGGCCAACTCGATGAAGGTGGTGAAGGATACCGGCAAGGCGCTCGGCGAGGCGTTCAGGCACAAGGTGCCGAAGGAGCGCCACTACCTCGACACGCTCGGCGTGCTCTACAGCCTGATGCGCGACCTGAGAACCAAGTCGCGCAACGAGATCGAGGCCCACATCGACAACCCGGAGGAATCGCCGATCTTCCAATCCGCGCCGACCGTCCTGCAGAACAAGGAGCTGACGGCGTTCATCTGCGACTATGTGCGGCTCATCATCATCGGCAATGCCCGCTCGCACGAGATCGAGGCGCTGATGGACGAGGAGATCCATACGATCACTCATGACAAGATGAAGTGCTATCACGCCTTGACGAGCATGGGCGATGCGCTGCCGGCGATCGGCATCGTCGCGGCGGTTCTCGGGGTGATCAAGGCGATGGGCGCCATAAGCGAGGCACCGGAAGTGCTGGGCGCGAAGATCGCCGCCGCACTCGTCGGAACGCTGCTCGGCGTCTTCCTCTCTTACTCGATCGTCGGTCCGCTCGTCGCCAACATCAAGGCCGTGCGCGAAAAGCAGAACCGGCTCTACGTCATCGTCAAGCAGACATTGCTTGCCTACATGAATGGCTCCGTTCCCCAGGTCGCCCTCGAATATGGCCGCAAGACGATCTCCGCCTATGAGCGACCGTCGATCGATGCGGTCGAGCAGGAGATGATGAACCCGGGCGGCGGCGGCGAAAGCAAGGCGGCTTGA
- a CDS encoding DUF1217 domain-containing protein, translating to MTTTYTSYKLITADLTSSLERVSEEPQVARETEYYLSRIGSIKTLDEFFADSRLYDYAMKAHGLEDMAYAKAFMRKVLTEGVDSEDAFANKLADSRYKALVESLNFARHSETATSFERAQKGVVDKYTRQTLEQNAGEENTGVRLALYFERTAPLLTSGYEIIADEALAKVVRTALQLPEEFAAADVDRQAEAYEEAIDLKDFQDPVKLAAFIDRFTALWEISNSSDGYDPLAVFGSSSGYGISPDLLLSINNLKLGGH from the coding sequence GTGACCACGACCTATACGAGCTACAAGCTGATAACCGCCGACCTTACGAGCTCGCTGGAGCGCGTCTCCGAGGAGCCGCAGGTGGCCCGCGAGACGGAATACTACCTTTCCAGGATCGGCAGCATCAAAACGCTCGACGAGTTCTTTGCCGACAGCCGGCTCTATGACTATGCGATGAAAGCGCACGGGCTGGAGGACATGGCCTACGCCAAGGCCTTCATGCGCAAGGTGCTGACGGAGGGTGTCGACAGCGAGGACGCCTTTGCCAACAAGCTGGCGGACAGTCGCTACAAGGCCTTGGTCGAATCGCTCAATTTCGCCCGGCATAGCGAGACGGCCACCTCCTTCGAACGCGCGCAGAAGGGCGTCGTCGACAAATACACGCGCCAGACGCTGGAGCAGAATGCCGGCGAGGAGAATACCGGTGTCAGGCTGGCGCTCTATTTCGAGCGCACGGCGCCATTGCTCACCAGCGGTTACGAGATCATTGCCGACGAGGCGCTGGCAAAGGTGGTGCGGACGGCGCTGCAGCTTCCCGAAGAATTTGCCGCGGCCGACGTCGATCGGCAGGCAGAAGCTTATGAGGAAGCAATCGACCTCAAGGATTTCCAGGATCCGGTGAAGCTCGCGGCCTTCATCGATCGCTTCACCGCCCTTTGGGAGATCAGCAATTCTTCCGACGGCTACGATCCCCTTGCGGTTTTCGGTTCTTCGAGCGGCTACGGAATTTCCCCCGACCTGCTCCTCTCCATCAACAATCTGAAACTCGGGGGACACTGA
- the flgF gene encoding flagellar basal-body rod protein FlgF, with translation MQTGLYVALSSQMALEKRLNTLADNIANANTVGFRSTEVKFDQVLGDTKPTRVSYVSEGEEYLSTSNGALARTGSALDFAIKGNAWFNIDTPGGPALTRDGRFTLTETGELVTLKGYPVLDAGGAPIQLNGGAGEITVGADGAIHQNGAQVALLGLYEADFSSGFVRYDNSAVMPAAQAQPVVDRFDVGVMQGFLEESNVNAVQEMTQLIMVTRAFDNVTALMRDSEGSLEEAIKTLGGER, from the coding sequence GTGCAGACCGGCCTCTATGTGGCGCTTTCATCGCAGATGGCGCTTGAGAAGCGCTTGAACACGCTTGCAGACAATATCGCAAATGCCAACACGGTCGGCTTCCGTTCCACGGAAGTGAAGTTCGACCAGGTGCTCGGCGATACGAAGCCGACCCGCGTTTCCTACGTGTCCGAAGGCGAGGAATATCTGAGCACCAGCAACGGCGCCCTGGCGCGGACCGGTTCTGCGCTCGACTTCGCCATAAAGGGGAACGCCTGGTTCAACATCGACACGCCCGGCGGCCCGGCGCTGACCCGCGACGGCCGCTTCACGCTGACGGAAACGGGCGAACTGGTGACCCTCAAGGGATATCCGGTGCTTGATGCGGGCGGTGCGCCGATCCAATTGAACGGCGGAGCGGGCGAGATCACCGTCGGTGCCGACGGGGCTATCCACCAGAACGGCGCCCAGGTCGCGCTGCTTGGCCTCTACGAGGCGGATTTCTCCAGCGGCTTCGTCCGCTATGACAACAGCGCTGTGATGCCGGCCGCTCAAGCGCAGCCCGTCGTCGACCGCTTCGATGTCGGCGTGATGCAGGGCTTCCTCGAAGAATCGAACGTCAATGCCGTCCAGGAAATGACGCAGCTCATCATGGTGACCCGCGCCTTCGACAATGTCACGGCCCTGATGCGCGACAGCGAAGGGTCGCTTGAAGAGGCGATCAAGACGCTGGGCGGCGAGCGCTAG
- the fliI gene encoding flagellar protein export ATPase FliI, producing MERQGSDIIPASTSLAALAGLVERYAKPDFSIAPGGHVQTISPGHYTVSGLSRHVRLGDFVAHKSATGTHLGEVVRVEPERVVVCPIEPGDPIGIHDTVIRKGAFRIAPTDNWCGRTINALAEPIDCLGPLMQGDIRRSISNTAPPSMTRRRVEQGFKTGVRAVDIFSPLCLGQRLGIFAGSGVGKSTLLSMLARADAFDKVVIALVGERGREVREFIEDTLGDNLAKSVAVVATSDESPMLRKMAPLTAVTIAEHYRDKGDNVLLIVDSVTRFAHAIREVATAAGEPPIARGYPASVFTELPRLLERAGPGAEGAGTITAIISILVDGDNHNDPVADSARGILDGHIVLDRSLAEEGRYPPIDPLASISRLARKAWTPDQEKLVARLKSLIHRFEETRDLRLIGGYRAGGDPDLDMAIKQVPVIYDVLKQTPGERSAADAFTDLANALKAAAMGSQPASGIRAKG from the coding sequence ATGGAAAGACAAGGCTCTGACATCATTCCGGCTTCGACCTCGTTGGCGGCGCTTGCCGGCCTCGTCGAGCGCTATGCCAAGCCCGATTTTTCGATCGCTCCCGGCGGCCATGTCCAGACGATCTCGCCGGGGCATTATACCGTCAGCGGTCTTTCCCGGCATGTGCGGCTCGGGGATTTCGTGGCGCATAAGAGCGCGACCGGCACCCATCTCGGCGAAGTCGTGCGCGTCGAACCGGAGCGGGTCGTCGTCTGCCCGATCGAGCCCGGCGATCCGATCGGCATCCACGATACCGTCATCCGCAAAGGCGCTTTCCGCATCGCGCCGACCGACAATTGGTGCGGCCGTACGATCAATGCGCTGGCCGAGCCGATCGATTGTCTGGGCCCGCTGATGCAGGGCGATATTCGCCGTTCGATCTCCAATACCGCGCCGCCGTCGATGACCCGCAGGCGGGTCGAACAGGGGTTCAAGACCGGTGTGCGCGCCGTCGACATCTTCTCGCCGCTCTGCCTCGGCCAGCGCCTCGGCATCTTCGCCGGCTCCGGCGTCGGCAAGTCGACGCTGCTTTCGATGCTGGCGCGCGCCGACGCCTTCGACAAGGTGGTGATTGCGCTGGTCGGCGAACGCGGCCGTGAAGTGCGCGAATTCATCGAGGATACGCTCGGCGACAATCTCGCCAAGTCGGTTGCCGTCGTCGCCACCAGCGACGAGAGCCCGATGCTGAGGAAAATGGCGCCGCTGACGGCGGTGACGATCGCCGAGCACTACCGCGACAAGGGCGACAACGTTCTCCTGATCGTCGACAGCGTGACGCGCTTCGCGCATGCGATCCGCGAGGTGGCGACGGCCGCCGGCGAGCCGCCGATCGCCCGCGGCTATCCGGCTTCGGTCTTCACCGAATTGCCGCGCCTGCTCGAGCGTGCCGGCCCCGGTGCAGAAGGCGCCGGCACGATTACCGCGATCATCTCGATCCTGGTCGACGGCGACAATCACAATGATCCGGTTGCCGATTCGGCCCGCGGCATTCTCGACGGTCACATCGTCCTCGACCGCAGCCTCGCCGAGGAAGGGCGCTATCCGCCGATCGATCCGCTGGCCTCGATCTCGCGCCTGGCAAGAAAAGCCTGGACGCCGGATCAGGAAAAGCTCGTCGCGCGGCTGAAGTCCCTCATTCATCGCTTCGAGGAGACCCGCGACCTGCGCCTGATCGGCGGCTACCGCGCCGGCGGCGACCCCGACCTCGACATGGCGATCAAACAGGTTCCCGTCATCTATGACGTCCTCAAGCAGACGCCCGGCGAGCGGTCCGCCGCCGACGCCTTCACCGACCTTGCCAATGCGCTGAAGGCAGCCGCCATGGGCAGCCAGCCCGCCTCAGGCATCCGGGCGAAGGGATAG
- a CDS encoding flagellar protein yields MTDNEADEIVHQRRRDAKMPLTDKVLGAIGLAMAAFATFFPWYAFLHQDQFSIPPLWQGTTRDLPERPGRGVVSVSPLAMTDMDKETAAAIDRLTTATVPGLEHQPAAAAHEPEAGLEQPFPEPSGFKLMHVANGRALIEDATGMYIVRVGSVLPDNSRLATFEERNGRWVMITSKGEVFESR; encoded by the coding sequence ATGACCGACAACGAAGCGGACGAAATCGTCCATCAGCGCCGGCGCGACGCCAAGATGCCGTTGACCGACAAGGTTCTCGGCGCGATCGGGTTGGCCATGGCCGCCTTTGCGACCTTCTTCCCCTGGTACGCCTTCCTGCACCAGGATCAGTTCTCGATCCCGCCGCTCTGGCAGGGAACGACGCGGGATCTGCCGGAGCGCCCCGGCCGCGGCGTTGTATCGGTTTCGCCGCTGGCGATGACCGACATGGACAAGGAGACCGCCGCGGCGATCGACCGGCTGACGACGGCGACTGTACCCGGGCTGGAGCATCAACCGGCGGCGGCCGCACATGAGCCGGAAGCCGGCCTGGAACAGCCCTTTCCCGAGCCGTCTGGCTTCAAGCTGATGCACGTCGCCAATGGAAGAGCGCTCATCGAGGACGCCACCGGCATGTATATCGTCCGGGTCGGTTCGGTCCTGCCGGACAACAGCCGGCTTGCCACCTTCGAAGAGCGGAACGGCCGCTGGGTGATGATCACCTCCAAGGGCGAGGTCTTCGAGTCGAGGTAG
- the flgB gene encoding flagellar basal body rod protein FlgB — MDPIQLFELASRQAQWLTVRQNVVAGNIANANTPHYQAKDVQPFETVLQNTGIQMAATHRAHFTESPDAAQVTEVSMIDDVAVQQSGNTVAIEQEMMKTGEIKRDYELNSGLVKSFHRMMLMTVRK, encoded by the coding sequence ATGGATCCGATTCAACTTTTCGAACTCGCGTCGCGCCAGGCCCAATGGTTGACGGTCCGCCAGAATGTCGTTGCCGGCAACATCGCCAATGCCAATACGCCGCATTACCAGGCCAAGGACGTCCAGCCTTTCGAAACCGTGCTCCAGAATACCGGCATCCAGATGGCGGCGACCCATCGCGCCCATTTCACCGAGAGCCCCGATGCCGCGCAGGTGACCGAGGTCAGCATGATCGACGATGTCGCCGTGCAGCAGTCCGGCAATACCGTCGCGATCGAGCAGGAAATGATGAAAACGGGCGAAATCAAGCGCGACTACGAACTCAATTCCGGGCTGGTGAAATCCTTTCACCGGATGATGCTCATGACCGTACGGAAGTAA
- the flgC gene encoding flagellar basal body rod protein FlgC: MDPLTSALKVSASGLQAESTRLRVVSENIANARSTGDVPGADPYRRKTISFAAEVDRASGASLVEIQRLGTDDSDFSIEFDPGNPAADEKGMVKMPNVNVLIEMADMREANRAYEANLQTIKQSRDLISQTIDLLRASQ; this comes from the coding sequence ATGGATCCTTTGACCTCGGCACTCAAGGTTTCGGCTTCGGGCCTGCAGGCGGAATCGACGCGCCTGCGTGTCGTTTCCGAAAACATCGCCAATGCCCGCTCCACCGGCGACGTGCCCGGCGCCGATCCCTATCGCCGCAAGACGATTTCCTTTGCGGCGGAAGTCGACCGGGCGAGCGGCGCGTCGCTCGTCGAGATCCAGCGCCTCGGCACCGACGATTCGGATTTCAGCATCGAGTTCGATCCCGGCAATCCGGCGGCCGATGAGAAGGGCATGGTGAAAATGCCGAATGTCAACGTCCTGATCGAGATGGCGGACATGCGCGAAGCCAATCGCGCCTACGAGGCCAACCTGCAGACCATCAAGCAGTCCCGCGATCTCATCTCCCAGACAATCGACCTGTTGAGGGCTTCGCAATAA